From a region of the Mycobacteroides saopaulense genome:
- a CDS encoding DUF6498-containing protein, with protein sequence MAPNSIPTSDDPGTLNRILHLATMLAVNAIPVTGWFVGGWSAGTTLAVYWFETVVASLFIALRAILHRRWSPRRGHFRYEAPGPDRSYSRTSFVKGFLFTTLVFSGAHGFFLAVIVFLLTHNGKAVLIGIDWHSVGFGCLQVLIALAVDLLIDLPSLRRWSFWQLEMMASRGFLRVAVVHLTLIFGMFAVAVTDAPSALFGVFVALKTMYSLSTTFPQWEPATPPRWLSSAMNRIPSARLGLTFEEQWAKDRRDETARRRKNEEPWADSKR encoded by the coding sequence ATCGCACCGAACTCCATCCCGACATCGGACGACCCCGGGACCCTCAATCGGATTCTGCACCTGGCCACGATGCTCGCGGTCAATGCCATCCCCGTCACCGGGTGGTTCGTCGGAGGATGGTCGGCCGGCACCACGCTCGCCGTCTACTGGTTCGAGACGGTGGTGGCGTCCCTGTTCATCGCCCTTCGCGCGATCCTGCACCGGAGGTGGAGCCCGCGCCGCGGACACTTCAGATACGAGGCCCCCGGACCGGACCGCAGCTACTCGCGCACCTCGTTCGTCAAGGGGTTCCTGTTCACCACCCTTGTCTTTTCGGGTGCACATGGATTCTTCCTCGCGGTGATCGTGTTCCTGCTCACTCACAACGGCAAGGCCGTACTGATCGGTATCGACTGGCACAGTGTCGGATTCGGATGCCTTCAGGTGCTCATCGCCCTCGCCGTCGACCTCCTGATAGACCTTCCCTCGCTACGCCGGTGGTCCTTCTGGCAGTTGGAGATGATGGCAAGTCGCGGCTTTCTGCGAGTGGCCGTCGTGCACCTGACCCTGATCTTCGGGATGTTCGCAGTCGCGGTCACCGATGCGCCGTCCGCACTGTTCGGAGTGTTCGTCGCCCTCAAGACCATGTATTCGCTGAGCACCACCTTCCCGCAATGGGAGCCTGCCACGCCGCCGCGCTGGTTGAGCAGCGCCATGAACCGCATCCCGAGCGCACGTCTGGGGCTCACCTTCGAGGAGCAGTGGGCCAAGGACCGACGTGACG